CTTCCCTGTCTTTGGCCCAACACACACACGAGCCTGGGAGCTCGTGCTCAGGAGGTCAATGAAGGAAACCAGTGGGAAGGGGCAGGAGGGGCACAAGGGGTGAGGGGCTCCCTCACCCATCAGCGGCTGGCAAGCAGTGCCATGGCTGCCCAGCCCAGCGCCAATACAGCAGGAAAGGACCAGGCCAGGTTGCCACCATAGTTCCTGTTTCATGCCCTTTGTGGCAACAAAGCCAGCAGGAACCCAAGAGCCTGCCAAGGCAGGGTTTCAACCTACCCTTCAGGAATGGTCCATGGGGTTGAGAGTGACCAAGCCACTTTCCCACCCACGAAAGGCAGGGAGGACATGCTAGGAGGGAAGGTGAGCCCAGCACTCACCTCCGTGGCAATGACACATTCGTTCCTCTCCTCTGATATCAAACACACGGACTGGTACATGGAGTCCCTGGGGGAGCATATTGCTGATATCCGACACTCTGGCTTTTCACTGAGGGAACACAAGACAGGCGTgtgagggaggggtggggagaggctCAAGGGGAGGGAGGATCCTGGAGAACCAAAGGGCACCTGCAGTGGGGATTCTTAGGGAAGACACAGGGGCGGGAGGTGCTCAATGCTGGGTTGGTGGGGGCGGGCAGTTAGGAACAGGCCCCTAAGAGAGCCACAGGCCTCCCAACCTTAGCAGAGGGGCCTGAGCCCTGTAAAAAAACCAGTGTTACCACTAGAGGCAAGCCACACTGTGGGAAGACGGAAGTCACAAAAGACACACTAGGGACACTTGACatgtgaatgaacaaatgaatgaatgggaggGAAGGACCAAGGACCCCTGGCAGGAATCCTACTGGAGGATCTTCCTGTCAATAACAAAACCCCAGCTGCTTAACTGCTTCCGCCTGGCTTAGGAAGAGCCCAGGCAGAACCGTGTCGGGCCAGTGTGGCCAGGCCCTGGGCTTCCAGGTGCTGCTCACCTGTGTAACCGCAGTGGCGCCTTCTCCCCTAAGCTCTTGTCACTGTGGGGAAACTTTCCTGGCATCGTCCCCCGCCCCGGCGGCCCTGGGGCCAGATTATAGTCCAGTGTGTGGTTTTGCTGTTTGCCACAGTTGGACTTGTCCAGGCCACAGTCCACTTCCAGCTCCTTCTTCTGGTTTGTGTTTTTAAGCTGGGCGGCAGGAATCAGATTGTCCTTCTGAAAGTCCGACAAGTTGTTCATGGCCTCCCTGCTGCCGTCGTCTGGCCGTCGAAGCCGCAGCTGCCGCACAgccactgccaccatgcccagcagcacCAGCAGCACCGCCAGCCCCACGCCCAGGGAGACGGCCACCCAGGGGAAGCTGGGCGGCAAGCCCACAGGGAACTCGCAGTGGCTGCCCACAAAGCCATAGGGGCAGTTGCACACGAAGGTGTCTGTAGAGAGGTCAGTGTAGCAGGTGGCCCTGTTGAGGCAGGGACTCGAGGCACAGGCATCGCTGGATGTCGGCACCTCACAGCGCCGGCCAGAGAAGCCGGCAGGGCAGGTGCACATGAACCCATTTTCCAGGTCATGGCAAGTGCCACCATGGGCACAAGGGTTACGGGCACAGTCACTCATGTGGCGTTCACAGTAGGTGCCCGTGAATCCAGGACGGCAGCGGCACATGCGGCTTGGACCTCGGTTCAGGCACTGGCCTCCTGTGAGGACGCATGAGACACAAGTCAGTGAGAGCCTGGGAGCCccctggggcagggggtgggagccCCACTCCAGGAATGCCCTCAGGCCCTTCTACCTCCACTTGCAGAGCCCACTACAAAGAGAATCGCACAGAGTCAAGAGACCTGGAGTTTAGCATGACCCTGATTCTCTAGGCCTCAGTGGGCTCATGTATAAAAATGACTAGCATCacaaccaggcacggtggctcatgcctgtaatcctagcactttgagatgccaaggcaggtggatcgcctgagctcaggagttccagaccaacctgggcaacacagtaaaaccttgtctctattaaaaatataccaaaaaattaggtgggtgtggtggtgtgtgcctgtagtcccagttacttgggaggctgaggcaagaaaattgattgaacctgggaggtagaggttgcagtgagccaagatcacaccatggcattctagcctgggtgacaaagcaagactctgtctcaaaaaaaaaaaaaaatgactagcaTCTACAGAACTTCAATGTAGAATCAGACAGATAGGCTTGAGTTTGGACCTCAGCTGTCTCTCTCTGGACTAAGATCTGACACTTGCTGCTTAATCAtatccctgagcctcagtttccccatttgttaGACTAGAATAGAATGCTAGCTCCTTCATAGGATAGCTAGGAAGGTGCATGAAGTCAAGAGCCCATGCTTCCTATATAGTTAATGCTCAGATAAGTACAATTATCATTGTTTTACTTCATCTTCACAACCACATGAAGGACAGAGGACAGATGTTACAGTTTCCCATTCAGTGATGAAGACATGGCAGTGCCAGGGGCTTCAGTGAGAGAGTAGACTCCCTCTCAGCCTTTCccactcctctcctcctcctaagCACTGCCTACCTGCCTCACAGAGGGTCACCTGGGAGCCAGACAGACAAGGATTATCAACAGGCTTTGTGCCTCAAaaggtgagaacatttaagatgcCTCATGCTACCTCAGGCTCTATCTGGGCACTGGGTAAGATGAGGCCTCCAGGAGCAGAGCTCTGAGGAGGAACACAAAGCCTCCAACATCCCTCTCCAGCTCAGGACTTCCTGGGAGGGTCAGAGGCCACTGTAGCCAGGACAGGGTTCTGACATGGTAATAGGAATGAAAGCTATGCAGGGTGCATACCACCCCTGCTCCTAAAGCCTGCGCGCTACTAATCTGCTCCTCTTCCACAGCCCCCCAGCTGATCAAGCAAGCTCTGTGCCCTCTGGAGCAGATGGGGAGCCAGAGTGACAGACAATGCCTCGATCCTCTCCTGACCCTCCCTCACCCGAAGGCTCTCTCAGCCCCAGGGCCAGTCCACCAGGTTAGCAGGGCAGCAGGACTCACCGTTGGCACAGGGGTTGCTGGTGCACCTGTCCACTTTCTTCTCACAGTTGGAGCCAGTGAAGGTCGGGGGGCATTCACAAGCATAGCTGGCCCCCTGGTTGCGCTCCCGGCAGGAGCCCCCATTGAAGCAGGGGGAGTCGGCGCAGCTCAAGGTGCTATGTTCACAATGCACGCCATAGTAGCCTGGGGGACACAGGCAGTGGTAGCCATCCTCCTGGTCCTGCAGGGAGACCGTAAAGAGGCCAGAGTCAACCCCTGGGGGGCAGGGAAGCATGACTGGAGGCTGGGCTTCACCTGCCCTCAATGCCTGTCTGTGGCTGAACATCCACTAGCTGCCTAGTTAGGGATGCCCAAACACCATCTGACACCTCTGTCTTTCTGCGCCGGTCTGGGCCTCACCTTACAGCTGCCTCCGTTGCGACAGGGGTTGCTGTCACACTCGCTGAGCTCCAGCTCACAGTCCACACCGgtgtagcctgggcgacagctgCAGGTGTAGCTTCGCTGCCCACTGTTGGAGCACGTTGCCCCATTCTTGCACGGAGAGTGGTGGGTGCAGTAGTTGAGATCTGCAGAGACAGGAACCAAGCAGCTAAGTAGGGCCAGGGAATGTGCTCACCTCCAGGTTCCTTGCAGTCCATGTTTCCCCCATGTTCGGCTCAAAGATGCCTCAACTCAAAATCTCCCAGGCCCTAACATCCTTCTTCCCCAACCAATgaaatccttccttccttccttccttccttccttccttccttccttccttccttccttccttcttccctccctccctccctcccttcctccctcccttcctctctctttcttctcttctctttctctctctccctctttctttctttctttttttggacagagtctcactctgtcacccaggctggagtgcagtgatgtgatataggctcactacaaccttcacctcctgggttcaagcgattctcatgccacagccttctaagtagctgggattacaggcgtgtgccactgtgcccagttaatatttgtaatttatgtgggtttcaccaggatggccaggctggtcttgaactcctgacttcaagtgatctacccaccccagcctcacaaagtgctgggattataggccattgcacctggcctcaaatcaTGTTTCTTAAAGCACCTTGAATCACATATGACCAGTACAGTCAACCAAAAGTGAAACAACACACTAGAACTGGAAGATGTCCTTCCAGGGAAACTCATAAACTGCCAACCCAAGTAGTATGAAgataaggaagaggaggggagagcaCGGCCACATGTCAGGGAGGAAGTCAGAAACGGCTCCATGGAGGAGGGGCAGCTGAGATAAGCCTGGAAGGAGGGATAAAATTTCAACAGGTAGAAATGGTAGCAGAGAGATGAGAGCCACCATAGGTAGTGATCAGGCATTTTCTTAAGGAAGAAGTGTTACAAGGGTATTTTGAATataagtgtttgttttttttatttgggaAGGACAGGGAGGGAGAACCAGACAGTAAATATAGGGCCTGCAAGTGCTGTGTTTGCATATGATGAATATATGACTGTGTCACCTGGGAGCAAATAtggtggagagagaagagaatgagcAGGAACCAGGTGTGTGAGTGTTGGGGTGGGAGTGGTAGTAAagggacagacacacacacagaacacaggGACTGAATCCCAAGCCCCTTGCTGACAGCAAGTCAGAGCCTAGGCAATTTCTTTCCATCCTGGAGAGGCCCCTGTCCACCCTACCCAGGCCTGTGCTGGTGTCTCTAGGCAGCAGGTGCACCCATTTGACCCTGAAAATGGGAAGCCCAGGCTCAGCCGGCTACCAGGATGCAGGAAAAAAAGGCTTCCTCCTCCCCCAGAGTTGGGACTGAAAGGCCCCCTGTATAGCCAGGGAGTGACTACCCCTAAACACCAGGTAGAGACTGCATGGGCTCAGGCAGCTGGGCTTAGGCAGCTGGCTTGCAAATGCAACTGGGTAAGAGCAGGGAGCCCGTTTGTGCGGCACCAAAAAGTCGGTTAGATGCCACTTGGCCCAGAGGCCCAGCTCAACCACAGCCTCAGGTGGCCGGTAAGCACACCCCACCAGACAGCTGTTTAGGGGAAAGCTGCTCAAACAGCCCTGGAAGGTAAGCAAACACTCAGGGGGTTAATAGGTAACTACGGGGTAGAAAGAGGAACTGAGCCAGGCATCCCTCTCTCTGGCCTTGATAGGATTTATGAGTGCAACCTCTAGGTTGCCAACCTGTCACCCTCCTGGCTTCTTCAGCCACCCTGGCTCCATCACCCCCTGCACCTGGAGAAGAAGGACGCACAACCTCATTCTAGGCCAGTTGTAAAGATCCTTGGAAGATCATGGGAAAGCCAAATCTGCAGTCACCAAGTAAGAAGGATCCAGGTGACAAATCTGATTTCCACGCCCCTGCCCCATCTTTCCCACCCCCTCTGCATCTTCTCTTCACTCTGTCTTACCTTGGTCACAAaacaggcctccccagccctcatTACAAGTGCACTGCCAGGGAATGCTGCAGGTGCCATGGCGACAGCCATTGTGGGGGATGCATTCATTGCAGAGGCGGCCCTGCCAGCCTGGCCGGCAGCTGGGGAACAAGAGAGAGGCAGAGTGAGGTGAGAGGCCCAGGCCAAGGGAGGGCTCCCACTCGCCACTTCCTATCCCCTACTCACAGGCACTCTGCTGGCTTGCTGCAGTAGCCGTTCTGTTCATGACAGCCCGAAAGACAGATAGCTAAGGGAAGAACACAGAGCTGGATGAGGCTGGGATGCCAAGGACTCTGGAGCCCCATTCTCCCCTGCTGGCCCTGGGGGTCCCCCAGCTCTTCTGGACCCACTTCCtactcctggcctcccagaggAGCCCTGGGTATCTTAAAGTGAAACAATGGCACAGGGAGGGAGAAGCCAAGCTGGATGGAATGTCATGATGGGGTTCCTGCGGGCTTTGGCATGATGGGAGGAGTGTTGGAAAGAGAAAGGCGGTCTGGGGCCAAGCCTACCCTCAGCACCCCTAGGTGTCCCTAGGGTCCCTGAGGCCCAGCTAGTAGGAAGCCCAGACCTGC
Above is a window of Callithrix jacchus isolate 240 chromosome 8, calJac240_pri, whole genome shotgun sequence DNA encoding:
- the DLL4 gene encoding delta-like protein 4, giving the protein MAAASRSASGWALLLLVALWQQRAAGSGVFQLQLQEFVNERGVLASGRPCEPGCRTFFRVCLKHFQAVVSPGPCTFGSVSTPVLGTNSFAVRDDSSGGGRNPLQLPFNFTWPGTFSLIIEAWHAPGDDLRPEALPSDALISKIAIQGSLAVGQNWLLDEQTSTLTRLRYSYRVICSDNYYGDNCSRLCKKRNDHFGHYVCQPDGNLSCLPGWTGEYCQQPICLSGCHEQNGYCSKPAECLCRPGWQGRLCNECIPHNGCRHGTCSIPWQCTCNEGWGGLFCDQDLNYCTHHSPCKNGATCSNSGQRSYTCSCRPGYTGVDCELELSECDSNPCRNGGSCKDQEDGYHCLCPPGYYGVHCEHSTLSCADSPCFNGGSCRERNQGASYACECPPTFTGSNCEKKVDRCTSNPCANGGQCLNRGPSRMCRCRPGFTGTYCERHMSDCARNPCAHGGTCHDLENGFMCTCPAGFSGRRCEVPTSSDACASSPCLNRATCYTDLSTDTFVCNCPYGFVGSHCEFPVGLPPSFPWVAVSLGVGLAVLLVLLGMVAVAVRQLRLRRPDDGSREAMNNLSDFQKDNLIPAAQLKNTNQKKELEVDCGLDKSNCGKQQNHTLDYNLAPGPPGRGTMPGKFPHSDKSLGEKAPLRLHSEKPECRISAICSPRDSMYQSVCLISEERNECVIATEV